ATATTGGAAAATGGATAGAAAATTTAATTACAGGTTTTCAGCAACTTTTTGGGTCGAAACCTAAGCGAAAGTCAAAAACAACAATGAAGACCGTTTACAAAAACAAAACCTATAAGAAAACTTCTAAAGCAGATCAAGATGACAAACAAAAACGCATTGATGAAATTTTAGACAAAATCAGTCAAAGTGGTTACGAAAGTCTGACCAAAGAAGAAAAGGATTTTCTGTTTAATGCAGGTAATGATATCTAAAGTTTAAGCATGAAAAAGCTGAGTTTTGGTTATAAAATATTGTATATCATAAATATTGTTTTTGCAATATTACTTGCTTTATCTTATCTCACAAGTTTTGTTTACTACACAGGATATTTTCGCTTCTATCACTTATGAATTTTAGTATTCCTGTGTTATGGATTATCAATTTTTGTTTTGTGTTGATCTGGTTACTCAAACTTAAAAAATACTTTTTATTATCATTTTTAGTAATTGTTTTAGGATGGTTCCACTTTCAAAAATTATTTGCGTTTTCACAAAAAAAATATGCTGATGATGAGCATTTGAAAGTTATGAGCTATAATGTGATGCAGTTCTATAGTAAAAACGATGCTAGATTGTCAACTTATGACCAAATTAAGGATTTTATCCGTAAAGAAAACCCTAGTATTTTATGCTTTCAGGAGTTTAAAAATACAAATCAACACAAATTCGAAAATTTCAAGTTTAGTTCATTTGATTCGACTAAAAACGGACTGCAATCGGCAATTTTTAGTCAACATAAAATTGTCAACCGCAAATATTTTGATTTTAAAAATTCAGGAAATTCTGCCGTATATGCCGACATACTTGTAAAAAAAGATACCATTAGGGTTTTTAGCACGCATTTTCAGTCGCTTAATCTAAAACCTGATATCAAAACGATACAAGAGGAACCCAAAGAAAAATTGATTAAAAGATTAGAAAAAGTATTTGAAAAACAAATGAATCAATTTGATCTAATCAAAGATGATATTGCTAATTCGCCTTATCCAGTTGTGTTTTGTGCAGATATGAATAATACGGCTTTGTCTTATTTATATAGACAGTTAACAGATTTAAAGCTGAAAGACAGTTTTTTAGAATCTGGCTAATATTATGGTAAGACTTTCAATTTTGGAGTTCTGCCACTTAGAATAGATATGATTTTAATCAGCGAAAGTTTAAACTCTTTGAATTTTAAAAATTATAAAGTCGATTATTCCGATCATTATCCAGTGATGACTGAAATACAACTTTATAATAATATGGGTTTTACCAAATTGTGGTTTTAAATCCTCTAAAGATTTTTCTTGTATGGTCATTTTGCATCATCCTTAGCGGATTTAAGAGTGAATTTTAAAAACATTTAGTCAATATTTCTTATCAAATCTGAAACAAAATAGCTCAAGGCTTTTCCAGTTGTTGAAGATGGTATTGCCTCACAAATGTGGATATATTTTAAGGGATCAGTTTTTAGCATTTTTATCATATTTCTGATTTCATCAATACTAAATCCGCTTGGCGTTTTTGCACTTGAATTGAAATTTTGAATGCTATCACAATCAATTTCTAACCCAAAATTATTCATCAAAAAGTTACAACCCGCTTTGAGTTTTGACAATTTTTCTAATTCATTGAGATGCAAGAGTTGGTCAAAACAACAATAATCAATTTGGTGTTTTTTATCAATATATTCAAAAATATACTCGGGTGTGTAATTTTTGTGGAGTCCAAAGATGTAATATTTATCTAAAAAGCCATTCTGAATCGCATACGAAAATCCATTACCCGAATGCCGATGTTTGCAATGTCTCAAATCGGTATGAGCATCAATATTTAATACATTTATGGGATTTTCTTCATTATACGAACAGGCTTTAATGATTCCATAAGCGTTGTTGTGTCCTCCGCCAATAACAATAGGTGTTTTTCCAAAAGATATAATTTGTTTAACTACTTCGTAAACTTGCTCGTCAATTTGCTCGACTAAATCGCTTAAAAACACGTGATAATCATTGTGATTTGGATCTAATTGATCAGCTTGATCTAATAAGTCTTCAAAATTCAAATGACCTAAAATCACGACGTTTTCAGCAGAATTAAACCGATTGTGTTGAATGTTTAAAAACGATTCTAAAAAAGCAGTCCAAGTTTTTGATGCACCAGCTTTACCGTGATTGGCTCTAACCCCAATATCTTCAGGCAAGCCTAAAATAACATAGTCTTGTGTTTGGTTTTCTAAATCATTGATGTCTTCTAAAAGTTCTAAATGTTCACCCAATTTGGTTTCGCCGTGACGAGGTTTGACATATGTTTCAATTTGCGATTTATCTAAATATCTTAATCTATTCATAATCAAATTTTTTGACCGTTAATCCAAACTTGTTCAATATGGTTTTCTCCAAATGAATAAGGTATAAAATTATAACTGTTGATGGGTTTTGTGATGATGAAATTGGCTTTTTTTCCGATAGTAATACTGCCTAAAGATGCAGACATTTCTACCGTTGCTGTCGCGTTTAATGTGGTCGCATTGATGGCTTCTTCAGGTAGCATATTCATTTTGATACAAGCCAAAGCCACTACAAAATTCATATTGCCACTCGGTGCACTTCCAGGATTAAAATCGCTAGCCAGAGCCAAAGGCAAATCACTATCAATGATTTGTCTCGCAGGCGTGTAAGGAATACCGAGAAAAAAGGAACAACCTGGCAAGGCTACTGGCAAAGTTTGAGAGTTTTGTAGAGCTTTAATGTCGTCTTTGGTTAATTCTTCTAAATGATCAACGCTCAAAGCGTCAAATTCTACCGCTTTTTGCATACGCCAAAAGCATTAAATTGATTGACGTGAATTTTGGCTTGGAGTCCAAATTCTTTTGCCGCTTTGAGAATTCTTTCTGTGTCAACTAAATCAAAATAGCCTTTTTCGCAAAACACATCTACATAATCGGCTAAATTCTGCTTGGCGACTTCTGGTAGTGTTTTATGGATAATGCCATCTATATAAGCTGTTTTATTGTCTTTAAATTCTAAAGGCAAAGCGTGAGCCGCAAGATAAGTTACCTTGATTGGAATAGGCGAGTGGCGTTTTAACTTTTGAATCACTTTCAGCATCTTGATTTCAGCATCGTGTTTTAAACCATAACCACTTTTGATTTCAATGGCTCCTGGTTCGAGCTTTATTAAGTTTTGCAAACGTGCAAAAGCCTGTTGAAACAAATCTTCTTCTGATGTGTTTTGAAGTTTGTTTGCCGAATTGAGAATGCCACCACCTTTATTGGCAATTTCTTGATAACTTAAACCTTGAATGCGATCTTTAAATTCGCTTTCTCGGGTGCCAGCATAAACCAAATGCGTATGAGAATCTACCCAAGTCGGAAGAATGATTTGTCCTGAAACATCGATGCATCTGTCAGATTTGTTAGCTTTAAACTCAGACATCAATCCATAATCAGTGATGTGTTCATTTTCAATACTCAGATAAGCATTTTCGAGTTGTGGCAAATAAGACATAGCTTTACCTGAAGTCAAATTATCATTAGGTTTTCTTATTTGAAGTAGGTTTTTAATATGCGTAAAATGTGTTTTCATAAGGCTAAAGATATAAATTATTGTTAATCTTAAATCATTATGAGGTTGACATTTTTTGTTGAGTTAAAAACACACTAAATTTACTACAAATAAATCTAATGATAAATGAAAACTAATCAAGGCTTAAACACTATTTGTGTTCACGAAGGCGATGTTGAAGACCAAACCTATAAAGGTGCAATTTCGCCGATTTATCCAGCAACAGCTTATGCTTATCAAGGTCAAGAAGATTCAGCTTATCCACGTTATTTTAACACGCCAAATCAGGCTAACTTAGCTAAAAAAATAGCGAGACTTGAACATGCGGAATTGGGTTTGATTTTTGGCAGCGGAATGGCGACGATTAGTTCGGCGATGCTGAGTGTTTTAAAGTCAGGAGATCACGTGATTGTTCAAAATCAAATTTATGGTGGCACGCGTAATTTTATCAAAAAAGAATTAGAAAATTATAGTGTGAAATATGATTTTGTGGATTTGAATGATGAAAAAGCAGTTGAAGCATTAATCCAACCCAATACAAAATTGATTTATCTTGAAACTCCATCCAATCCTTTAATGGAGTTGGTTGATTTAAAAAAGATTGCTCAAATAGCAAAAGCACACAATTTGATAACGATGGCAGATAATACATTTGCTACGCCTATTAACCAAACACCAATTGATTTTGGAATTGATATCGTTGTGCATTCTGCAACTAAATATCTCGGTGGTCATAGTGATATTACCGCTGGAGCTGTGGCAACCTCAAAGACTTTGATTGAACCGATTTTGCACAAAGCACAGAACTTTGGCGGAAGCCTTTCAGACCAAACTACATGGCTACTTGAGCGCAGTATGAAAACTTTAAACTTAAGGATTCAGCGACAAAACAAAAATGCG
This genomic window from Flavobacterium sp. CS20 contains:
- a CDS encoding formimidoylglutamase — protein: MNRLRYLDKSQIETYVKPRHGETKLGEHLELLEDINDLENQTQDYVILGLPEDIGVRANHGKAGASKTWTAFLESFLNIQHNRFNSAENVVILGHLNFEDLLDQADQLDPNHNDYHVFLSDLVEQIDEQVYEVVKQIISFGKTPIVIGGGHNNAYGIIKACSYNEENPINVLNIDAHTDLRHCKHRHSGNGFSYAIQNGFLDKYYIFGLHKNYTPEYIFEYIDKKHQIDYCCFDQLLHLNELEKLSKLKAGCNFLMNNFGLEIDCDSIQNFNSSAKTPSGFSIDEIRNMIKMLKTDPLKYIHICEAIPSSTTGKALSYFVSDLIRNID
- a CDS encoding PLP-dependent aspartate aminotransferase family protein; protein product: MKTNQGLNTICVHEGDVEDQTYKGAISPIYPATAYAYQGQEDSAYPRYFNTPNQANLAKKIARLEHAELGLIFGSGMATISSAMLSVLKSGDHVIVQNQIYGGTRNFIKKELENYSVKYDFVDLNDEKAVEALIQPNTKLIYLETPSNPLMELVDLKKIAQIAKAHNLITMADNTFATPINQTPIDFGIDIVVHSATKYLGGHSDITAGAVATSKTLIEPILHKAQNFGGSLSDQTTWLLERSMKTLNLRIQRQNKNATELANFLYHRDWIEQVFYPGLETHSQFDLAQSQMSGFGGMLSFKLIKEISTTAFLKELKLVKDVLSLGGVETTILSPAKTSHSLLSDEERQAQGINNQVLRLSCGIENVEDIIDDFNHSLKHNLT
- a CDS encoding endonuclease/exonuclease/phosphatase family protein; protein product: MNFSIPVLWIINFCFVLIWLLKLKKYFLLSFLVIVLGWFHFQKLFAFSQKKYADDEHLKVMSYNVMQFYSKNDARLSTYDQIKDFIRKENPSILCFQEFKNTNQHKFENFKFSSFDSTKNGLQSAIFSQHKIVNRKYFDFKNSGNSAVYADILVKKDTIRVFSTHFQSLNLKPDIKTIQEEPKEKLIKRLEKVFEKQMNQFDLIKDDIANSPYPVVFCADMNNTALSYLYRQLTDLKLKDSFLESG